The Bryobacteraceae bacterium genomic sequence ACGTCCGCACTGAGATCAAGCTCGACCAGGTGGAGAACTGGGAACTCTACGCCCTCCAGACCGAAGGCGAGCGCGGCGAAAGCGAGGCGGCCTCGGCGCTCGAGATCAGCCGCTGCCGGAATCTCACCATCGCCAACTTCCACGGCTATCGGGTCACACGAAGCATCCGCCCCTTCCCCTATGCCATCCGCATCTCGGATTCGACCGATATCCGCTTCCGCAACGTCCACGTGGACGCGAATAGTTCCGCGGGATACTGCCTTCCCGGTGGCGAATGCACCCAAATCGTCCGCGCCAGCAAGTATTCATTCGGAACCGCCATCCTCGACGCGGACACCAAGGCGGAAGTGCGGGACCGCGAATTCGCAGTCCTCGACTACCCCGGCGCTCGGACCGCGCCCCCCGCCGCTAAGGCCGAGCGGCTCGCGACCGGATTCTACAACCTCGGCGGCGGCGTCGCCGATGCTCAGGGCCGCCTCTATTTCACCGACGCCCGCCGGAGCCGCATCTACCGCTGGTCGCACGAAACACGCCGCCTCGCTATCGTCCGCGACAGTCCGCTCGATCCAGTGAACCTCGCCATGGACCAGGCCGGCAATCTGCTCGTCATCTCCTCGGGCGGTAGCGGCATGGCCGTCTACGCGTTCCATCCGGACGGCCCCGAAGATGAACTCGAACTGCTTGAGCGGCGGCCTTATGCGGAACGCCCGGGCATGCGCGCCATTCTGCCGCCGAGCTACTGGGTGAACGGCGACTTCACCAACACCCTCGATCCGGCCACGCTCGAGTACGCCTCCCTCGAGCAGATGTTCTTCAAGCTCATGCGGCGGCCCAAGACGTTCCACTACGTTTCCCCGGACGGGACGACATTCATTCCCACCGACGAGGTCTACGTTCAGGGTCCACCCTTCCTCGGCTATAAGTGGGCCCACGTGCTCCAGACCTACGGCCTCGCCGAAGCAACGCCTGGGAAGACGTTCTATGTCACGAATGAGGCGGAGCAAAAGACTTACTCCGCCAAAGTCAACGCCGACGGCGCCCTCACCGCGCTCCGCCTCTTCGCCAGCCAGGGCGGCGAAAGCATCGCCCAGGACTCCGCCGGCAACGTCTATCTCGCTGCCGGACAAATCTTCGTCTACAGCCCGGCCGGTAAGCTCACCGGCGCCATCGCCGTTCCCGAACGTCCGCTCCAACTCGTCTTCGGCGGCAAGGATCGGCGTACACTCTACGCCCTCACTTCATCGAGCCTCTACTCGATCCAGACTCGCTAGCCGGCACAAGGCGGGGCGCCCTCCAGGCGGTAACGCGGCTCCGGAGCGAGTCCGTCTTGCGCGTGGTTAGCGGGATCGCCGCCGCCACAACGCATACGACGCCCCCCAAAGCACCCCGGTGGCCGCCGCCCATCCCCACGCCTCCGGCCCGTCTCCCACCGCCAGGTGAGCGATTACCGCCGACGCGATGTCGATCGCGAAGCCCGCATACGCCCACTCCTTCAGCCGCCACGGCGCCGGCGCCAGCAGCACCGCCACGCCGATGAGTTTCGCCAACGCGAGTTCCACCCGGAAGTAGGCGGGGAAGCCGAGATGCGTGAACGCCTCCGCCACCGCCGGCAGACGCAATTGCGCGTACGCCGTGAAGCTCATCTGCAGGCAAAACAGCACCGTGACAATCCAATGCCCGATCGCCGGGAATCGCGCCGCCGGCCGTTCGCCGGCCATATCCGCCTTCAATGCGAGCGCTTCCATATGTCCTCCTCGGTGTCCCTCACTTCGTCGCCCCCGGCCGCCAGGCCGGCGGATCCACGCCAAACTGCTCCGCGTACTCTCCGGTCAATCTCTGCCACCCGTCGAACTTCATCGCCTCCGGACCAACCAGGCGCCCCATCGGCTTGCCCGCCAGGCGCCGGTCCAGTACATCGAAACAGATATGCCAGCCCGCCGCGCCCCACGCAATATAGTGGCGGACGATGTTGTGCCACAGCCGCAGCCGCGTCCCGCTTCCGTGCGGCTCCAACTCCCAGCGCAGATCGTTGCCGCCCCAACTGTACTCGAGCAGCCGCGGAGCCTCGGCCTTCGTCACCGTCGTCTCGGAGACCTGCGGCGTCGGCGCCCCGGCCGTCGACAGCTTCACCGGTCCCACCGCCGCCAGACTACGGTCCGCGTCGAACGGCGCCCATTCGGCAAGGTGCGCCGGGTCTGTGATCGCCTCCCACACCACCGCCGGCGGGTGGCGTAGATCCCGCACCAGGACCAGCGTCCAGTTCTCCCCGTCCTTCCGGACCTCCGCCCCGCGCGCCGGCCCCGGGTCGTATCGCTCGCCATCGGCCATCTACGTTCTCCTTGTCTTTCTCTTTGCCTTCGTCTGCGCGCCCGGCAGGCGCTCCATCCGGTCCAGGTGACGCTCGAGCGCATCCACGTGCGCGGACCAGTACCGGCGGAACGGAGCCAGCCACGCGTCCACTTCCCGCAGCGGCTCCGGCCTCAGCCGGTAAAGCCGCCGCTGCGCATCCACCGTCGCCTCCACGAAACCCGCCTCCCGCAGCACTCGTAAGTGCTTCGACACCGATGGCTGCGGCATGGCAAGCTGACGCTCGATTTCTCCCACCGACCTTTGCGACGACGCCAGCAGCCCCAGTATCGCCCGCCGGTTCGGTTCCGCGATGATTTCGAACACGGATTCCACGGATCAATATATACTTCAACAGGTATATACCTGTCAAGATATACACGAGGCCCCCCCCCCCCCTGAACTTCCCTCGCTCACACAACGGCGGTTTGCGCCGATGAGAGTACCGGAGGACACCGTGATTCAGAACTGCTGGGATTTCAAGAAATGCGGACGCCAACCCGGCGGTTCCCGCGCCGCCGACCTCGGAATTTGTCCTGCATCGGTCGACACCAGGGTCGACGGACTGAACGGCGGTGGCAACGGCGGGCGAATCTGCTGGGCGCTCTCCGGAACCCTCTGCGGGGGAAAGGTTCAAGGGACCTTCGCCCAAAAGCTGGCCCACTGCCGCGAGTGCGACTTCTACCAAAAGGTTCACACCGAGCAAGGCAAGGCCGTGCAGTCCTTCCGCGCGGTCCAGGCTGGTTTGTGACGGCGCCCTTCAACCTGCGACGCCCCTTCCGCCGCCCGCCGCGCGTACCCCGATATCGGCCGGCCTCGCTCCTGCCGCCGCGGCAACAACACTCTTAAAAGCGCGGCGCCTGCCGATGAGCCCTGTATGGAGACGAAAGCTCCATGAGCCCATTCCCTCGGCCTGTCCGAGACACCACCACCGAAACCGTTCCGTTCCCCTGCCGGACCGCCGGAGACGGCCGCCAGCACGCTCATGGGCCACGAACCGCAAGCCGAGGAGGATGCCTGTGGCCGCTTATGAGTTGAACTGCCGGGGGCAACGCTGCCCGAAACCCATCGTCCAGATCAGCAAGAAGATGAGGGAACTCGCCGCCGGCGACACCCTGGCGGTGGAGGCCGACGACCCGGCCTTCGGGCCCGACCTCGACGCATGGCTCTCGTCCGGAATGGCCTCGCTCGAAGGATCGCTCCAGGTGGAAGGAGCCGAGCGGGTTCTGCTGCGGAGGCTAGGCGATGCCGAATCGAACCGCTGACACACTCGATGCCGCCGCAGATCCGGCGCGGGATATCCGAAGCATCGTCGCCGAGGAAGTCGCGCGAGAACTGGCCCGCCGTGATCGCGCGCTGCCCTGCAAGAAGCTCGCCATCCTCGTCTTCAGCGGCGAGATGGACCGCGTCTTCTCCGCCCTCGCCATGGCCAATGCCGCCGCCGCCATGGGCATGGACGCCACCGTTTTCTTCTCGTTCTGGGGCGCCGCCGTTCTCCGCAAAGCCGCGTCTCCCGCCGGCAAGCCCCTCATCGAACGGCTCCTCGGACGAATGATGCCGGCCGGCCCCGACGTCCTCCCCGTTTCGCGCATGAACTTTGGCGGCCTCGGCGCGGTCTTCTTCCGCTGGTGGATGGGCAAGAAGCAGATGCAAAGCCTCACCGAAATGCTCGACGACGCGCGCGACCTCGGCGTCCGCCTCATGATCTGCGAAACCTCGCTCGCCGTGATGGGCTTCCGCCGCGACGAAATCATCGCCGGCGTCGAGTCCTGCGGCGTCACCGGCTTCCTCCGCCACGCCTCCGAATCAGGGCCGGTGCTCTTCGTCTAACCCCGCTCGCATGGACACCGCCGGTAACAGCGCCGCCACCTACGAAGCCCAGATCGAGGCCCTGCGCGGTCAGGTGGCCGCGCTCGCCCGCGCCAACGTTCACGCCGCCGAACTGATGGCCGAGCTCCGCGAGGCCCGCGAACTCGAGGATCTCCTCCGCAGGCAGAACGAAACCATCGCCCGCGCCGAGGAAGTCGAGCGCGCCCGCTCGGCCGTCCTTGAGCGGACTGCCCGCCACGAACCCGCCGGCCCCCTCCTCGAGGCCGTCGCCGAGTTCCTCTCCATCGCCGTCCCCGGCGCGGCGTTCTCCCTCTTCCAGGTCGAAGACGATCGCCTGCGCCATGCCTGCGGCGGCGGCCTTGCCCCTGCCTTCTCCTCCTGGCTCGACCGCCACCCGCCCGAACCCGACTCCCCCGCCGGCGCCGCCTGGGTCGAGGCGCGTCCGGTCCTCTGGGTCGAATCTGCCGGCGCCGCCCCAAGTCCCTTCCTCGATCGCTGCCGCAAGGAGGGCTACCGCGCCGTCCGCTGCGAGCCGTTCCTTTCCTCCACAGGCGCCGCCCTCGGTGTCGCCGTGTTCTACTCCGCCGAACCCCGCCACGCCTCGCCGGAAGAATCCGGGTTCTTCGCCAAGGCCGCCTTCCTCGCCGCCCTCGGTCTCGAACAGCGTCTTCTCTACGAAAAGCTTAGCTTCCAGGCCAACTACGATTCCCTCACCGAGCTCCCCAACCGGACCTACTTCCAGCTCGCGCTCCAGCGGGCCATCGAAGACGCGGACGGCCGCGAATCCGGACCCGCCGTGGTCTGGATCGATCTCGACCGCTTCAAACAGATCAACGACACTCTCGGCCATCGCGGCGGCGATGAACTTCTCCGCCAGGCCGCCAACCGCCTCAGCCAGTCGATTCGCTCCGGCGACGTCGTCGCCCGCGTCGGCGGCGACGAATTCATCCTCCTCCTCCCCGAAGTCAACGGCGTCGAAGGCGCGGTCGCCGCCGCTCGCAAGCTCCTCTCGGTTTTCGAAAAACCCTTCTTCATCCAGAACCACGAATTCGTCGTCAGCCTCAGCGCCGGCATCAGCATCTACCCCACCCACGGCCGCACCGGCGAGGAACTCTCCCGCAACGCCGACATCGCCATGTACGCCGCCAAGCACGGCGGCCGGAACGCCTACGCGGTGTTCAACCCCGAAAGCGACCAGCGCATCCGCGACCGCTTCCTCCTCGAAACCAACCTCCGCCGCGCCGTCGAACGCCAGGAACTCGAGCTCTACTTCCAGCCGCAAGCCCCCTCCGGCGAACCCGGCGCCATCTCCGCCGTCGAAGCCCTCCTCCGCTGGAACAGTCCCGAACTCGGCTCCGTCCCTCCGGATGTCTTCGTTCCCATCGCCGAAACCACCGGACTCATCGTTTCCATCGGCCGATGGGTGCTCGAAACCGCCTGCGCCACCGCCGGGCGTTGGGAACGCGCCGGCCGGCCCGTCCGGATGGCCGTCAACGTCTCCGTCGAACAGTTCACACGGCCCGACTTCGTCGCGCTCGTCACCGCCACGCTCCTCAATACCGGCCTCAGCCCGCGCCTCCTCGAACTCGAGCTCACCGAATCCACCATCCTCCGCGACCACCGCCAGTGCCTCGCCAACATGCGCCACTTGCGCGGCATGGAAGTCTCCCTCGCCGTCGACGACTTCGGAACCGGCTACTCCTCGCTGAGCTACCTCCAGCAACTGCCCGTGAACGCGCTCAAGATCGACCGCTCTTTCATCAGAAACCTTCCCGCCGATACCTCCAGTTGCCACCTCGTCGAGGCCGTGATGCAGCTCGCTCAGTCCCTCCACATCGACGTCGTCGCCGAAGGCGTCGAAACCGCCGGCCAACTCGAAGTTCTCCGGAAAATGGGCTGCACCTACGTCCAGGGCTACTTCATCTCGGAACCCGTCCCGCTTCGCCGCATCGAAGAACGCCTCGACCTGATCTGCCGCTGGGGCTGATCCCCGCCGCTCCCCGTCCCCGATATCCCCCGCGATATCCTTAAGACGGCATGCGACGGCGCGACCTCCTCCTTTCCTCCTACTCCCTGGCCGTGATGGCCGACCAACTCCCTCCCCGCGAAGGCCACGCCGGCCCCGCCGAGATCCACCGCGCGCTCGAGAACATTGCCCCCAAACAACGCCGCCCCGGCGCCTGGCGTCCTGAGCCCAACATGACCCTCGTCGATCTCGACACCGACATCCTCATCGCCGGGGGCGGCCTTGCCGGTGTCTGCGCCGCCGTCTCCGCCGCCCGTCACGGCGCCAAGGTCGTCCTCGTCCAGGATCGCTCCCGCCTCGGCGGCAACTCCTCGAGCGAAGTCAAGATGCACGTCGTCGGGGCCAACTCGCACAAAGGCCGCCCCGGCTGGCGCGAAAGCGGCCTGCTCGAGGAATTCCGCCTCGACGACGCCGTCAACAATCCGCAGTGGTGCTGGGAAATGTGGGATCTCCTTCTCTACGACAAAGTCGTCAGCGAACCCAACATCACCCTCCTGCTCGAAAGCACCCTCTTCGCTGCCAAGAAGCGCGGCGACTCGATCGAAGAGGTGATGGTCCGCTGCGACAAGAGCGAGCACGTCTACCGAGTCAAGGCCAAACTCTTCATCGACTCCACCGGCGATTCCCGCCTCGGCCTCGAAGCCGGCGCCGAAATGCGCTCCGGCCGCGAGGCCCGCTCCGAGTTCAATGAAACCCTCGCCCCCGAGAAACCCGACGGCGAAACGCTCGGCTCGAGCATCCTCTTCACCTCCAAACTCCACCGCAAGAAGATGCCCTTCCGACCGCCCGCCTGGGCCCGCAAGGTCACCGCGGACTCCCTCCGCTTCCGCAAGATCAACAACTGGGACTACGGCTACTGGTGGATCG encodes the following:
- a CDS encoding EAL domain-containing protein, which codes for MDTAGNSAATYEAQIEALRGQVAALARANVHAAELMAELREARELEDLLRRQNETIARAEEVERARSAVLERTARHEPAGPLLEAVAEFLSIAVPGAAFSLFQVEDDRLRHACGGGLAPAFSSWLDRHPPEPDSPAGAAWVEARPVLWVESAGAAPSPFLDRCRKEGYRAVRCEPFLSSTGAALGVAVFYSAEPRHASPEESGFFAKAAFLAALGLEQRLLYEKLSFQANYDSLTELPNRTYFQLALQRAIEDADGRESGPAVVWIDLDRFKQINDTLGHRGGDELLRQAANRLSQSIRSGDVVARVGGDEFILLLPEVNGVEGAVAAARKLLSVFEKPFFIQNHEFVVSLSAGISIYPTHGRTGEELSRNADIAMYAAKHGGRNAYAVFNPESDQRIRDRFLLETNLRRAVERQELELYFQPQAPSGEPGAISAVEALLRWNSPELGSVPPDVFVPIAETTGLIVSIGRWVLETACATAGRWERAGRPVRMAVNVSVEQFTRPDFVALVTATLLNTGLSPRLLELELTESTILRDHRQCLANMRHLRGMEVSLAVDDFGTGYSSLSYLQQLPVNALKIDRSFIRNLPADTSSCHLVEAVMQLAQSLHIDVVAEGVETAGQLEVLRKMGCTYVQGYFISEPVPLRRIEERLDLICRWG
- a CDS encoding FAD-dependent oxidoreductase produces the protein MRRRDLLLSSYSLAVMADQLPPREGHAGPAEIHRALENIAPKQRRPGAWRPEPNMTLVDLDTDILIAGGGLAGVCAAVSAARHGAKVVLVQDRSRLGGNSSSEVKMHVVGANSHKGRPGWRESGLLEEFRLDDAVNNPQWCWEMWDLLLYDKVVSEPNITLLLESTLFAAKKRGDSIEEVMVRCDKSEHVYRVKAKLFIDSTGDSRLGLEAGAEMRSGREARSEFNETLAPEKPDGETLGSSILFTSKLHRKKMPFRPPAWARKVTADSLRFRKINNWDYGYWWIEWGGDRDIIRDNELIRFELLSIVMGVWDHIKNSGLYPESDYYALD
- a CDS encoding metalloregulator ArsR/SmtB family transcription factor gives rise to the protein MESVFEIIAEPNRRAILGLLASSQRSVGEIERQLAMPQPSVSKHLRVLREAGFVEATVDAQRRLYRLRPEPLREVDAWLAPFRRYWSAHVDALERHLDRMERLPGAQTKAKRKTRRT
- a CDS encoding sulfurtransferase TusA family protein, whose translation is MPVAAYELNCRGQRCPKPIVQISKKMRELAAGDTLAVEADDPAFGPDLDAWLSSGMASLEGSLQVEGAERVLLRRLGDAESNR
- a CDS encoding DsrE/DsrF/DrsH-like family protein, producing the protein MPNRTADTLDAAADPARDIRSIVAEEVARELARRDRALPCKKLAILVFSGEMDRVFSALAMANAAAAMGMDATVFFSFWGAAVLRKAASPAGKPLIERLLGRMMPAGPDVLPVSRMNFGGLGAVFFRWWMGKKQMQSLTEMLDDARDLGVRLMICETSLAVMGFRRDEIIAGVESCGVTGFLRHASESGPVLFV
- a CDS encoding DoxX family protein yields the protein MEALALKADMAGERPAARFPAIGHWIVTVLFCLQMSFTAYAQLRLPAVAEAFTHLGFPAYFRVELALAKLIGVAVLLAPAPWRLKEWAYAGFAIDIASAVIAHLAVGDGPEAWGWAAATGVLWGASYALWRRRSR
- a CDS encoding SRPBCC family protein translates to MADGERYDPGPARGAEVRKDGENWTLVLVRDLRHPPAVVWEAITDPAHLAEWAPFDADRSLAAVGPVKLSTAGAPTPQVSETTVTKAEAPRLLEYSWGGNDLRWELEPHGSGTRLRLWHNIVRHYIAWGAAGWHICFDVLDRRLAGKPMGRLVGPEAMKFDGWQRLTGEYAEQFGVDPPAWRPGATK